One genomic region from Equus asinus isolate D_3611 breed Donkey chromosome 8, EquAss-T2T_v2, whole genome shotgun sequence encodes:
- the PRR14L gene encoding protein PRR14L isoform X2, producing the protein MLSSGVETQPVPLDSSMSAVVQELYSELPEDLQMQSSRELLCTDVPEECLRSKEGSVQITEQTLLKSTEEVQGMKVNGTKMDNNEGHKNGNVSKGLSAGCSKYPEVDKIMTSGEVSETSTIVSLEPLTFVDPGLTEATPKEKECEELKTCPSWLSLLPGNSAISKVDNGKEELCKLNLVCEADDNHQQILGHHNEKHSCAHGSPKATRNVVVVENSEVSHFTSSLSSPESRTASLEKCGFEGNCLLKRSAEKTDNSCFDGNDQSKNLASRKENEEELLNPRSEPQELFFVNARQPEANASDHCSGDEETVDSPKENIHDNLCIQGGIHTDSSSSLMANSFSEATEVMLKKNDLKITSEIRCSLTNCKDHRVTCTNMSHPGGHSEESSFSSLMQIEEPEQTTTIEPNMLSKKFYSKDSNSLVSTQRNLEGNTQLNEASYNVFLIERKSPVSLMPEDQISPVNEVSRPKKNIAQLPPSLEFDYRLGSEKAVQTSQDDIPHLDEQSVACEINQFPCSDELVVNKIENECVLNQVSLNSRDHTKLPADKDLPLATSKDSQQSHHPPLEVGVDVIADTQTISRKTKMKDIFPPGDKTCGASSNNPTLNIKPVSLEGKSEMADSGTEDLHSRLFSSKKEAAGLPQEVSVMEYQSVQSQDLSSSHCIRKNAPEKSMGSACTAFESSKTILEVENSLITKYENAFQGSNHHSQGREVSMKSTIHKVTDTFEESELDGRETKGSLPEDEIRNKTTAGMLNSEASSHTTSYIQPSEEGLEGKEQNIPKETVFCKYSISDCATQELNQSANIPSPEKLLDQSPSIVFSSFKIMNQTIETLDQKADEVFDCQSNLVRPDVGRSEDTLGSDQRETITEPNREVSHNQRDLLVSSGSNNSLSGGSPEKGDLKGAFEGISGCEESTDGVVDVIYTDCSNKPTEGVLDIRASSTFDGAARQNRLVLHETSRSTLSQRELKAALTGMIDQDSDFPDSTSSIVESLELKKSCEEKVCRSLKDCEMEVCVDSCAHEIECIADHEPNIKILDRVNVSLNYIHHEQQVKEGCLRETQGMVEGSKLKINSEFDKEDTFGISSKEVMSFRCQGENSVPPGILKSIELMPLCLSSEENSETNINSEETDLENLLKPKDDEMPCGNVKDCTVLPELKRGAPRDMSNPSEGNSVDISVKNLPLTMETETTVKGEETEEHQRGPLGHLTVGEESEEMITREYSHGDNMSEISQTHFKSQRMLGDANEQSQKILDHMLQKEEEHIQQKEAHAILEQCTSSNMLSDEVRSKNQPKDCKDKFPMMKEITLAKLAKGDIAARFQKLKDPQEESLCHPLKKNIKLCTGPCLRGAPWKARDPSSARCDEIHGAFGNTSHQKIVLPLKKQPHRPCKKVTCQEQVNMGRKVSKIRSSVFLKSSSETIPTKAHRFLSSHTVSAPTKLEPETVPTGSLISQIPKQKAILCHPLRSLNVRKPTKESALFNKLSILASKLAPAMKTQKLRYRPYSSELLPVTKSYKRLRYKRLLDGFSYNTIQLNPYLAASGWDKWPNSKPLTLYSLEAIKMNFIDLSDKMPSLLFGSEIFPVSFHVKSGSECMAESPRTFPEHCAPTRLALGEAPQCPSQPPKWTFSFFLSHGCPGMATFREDTGLRGQACAQAPSHPPVPLQDYGGTAIVQTRAGCSVLGLHTLLALCSPGCYRIWTKKRSFSSHMPAMQRLFMTQVTQGLKGLRSPASIADKVFCSLPYSVGRVLSIWSQHGPTACPFEISALHSTHSMRQPTLGTISSHTMLPHVPLPGVEATYNTSGSQMSLEPSFSALVPKSCLVTESAVSKLLLSASEFQVPGFDELDGMTAACPRPQSSSPEQKEAEPEKRPKKVSQIRIRKTIPKPDPNLTPMGLPRPKRLKKKEFSLEEIYTNKNYKSPPANRCLETIFEEPKERNGTLISISQQKRKRVLEFQDFTVPRKRRARGKVKVAGSFTRAQKAALQSRELDALLIQKLMELETFFAKEEEQEQSSGC; encoded by the exons AAGGAAGTGTACAGATTACAGAACAAACTCTGCTAAAATCTACTGAAGAGGTACAAGGTATGAAGGTCAATGGGACTAAGATGGATAATAATGAAGGACACAAGAATGGCAATGTGAGTAAAGGTCTCTCAGCTGGGTGCagcaaatacccagaagtagacaAAATCATGACCAGTGGTGAGGTTTCAGAAACCAGCACAATAGTGTCCCTAGAGCCTTTAACCTTTGTGGACCCTGGATTAACAGAAGCAACTCCTAAAGAAAAGGAATGTGAAGAATTGAAAACTTGTCCTTCTTGGTTGTCATTGTTACCAGGGAACAGTGCCATTTCCAAAGTGGACAATGGAAAGGAAGAGTTGTGCAAATTAAACCTTGTCTGTGAAGCAGATGACAATCACCAACAGATTCTTGGCCACCATAATGAAAAACACAGTTGTGCACATGGCAGTCCCAAAGCTACAAGAAATGTAGTTGTTGTAGAAAATTCTGAAGTTTCACATTTCACATCAAGTTTGTCTAGTCCAGAATCCAGAACAGCATCCTTAGAAAAATGTGGTTTTGAAGGTAATTGCTTGCTGAAGAGATCTGCTGAAAAGACAGATAATTCCTGTTTTGATGGGAATGATCAAAGCAAGAACTTGGCttccaggaaagaaaatgaagaagaactTTTGAACCCCAGAAGTGAACCACAGGAACTCTTTTTTGTTAATGCCAGGCAACCAGAAGCAAATGCTAGTGATCATTGTTCTGGTGATGAAGAGACTGTTGACTCCCCGAAAGAGAATATCCATGATAACTTGTGCATTCAAGGTGGTATCCATACAGACAGTTCTAGTTCTTTAATGGCCAATTCTTTTAGTGAAGCCACAGaagtaatgttaaaaaaaaatgatttgaaaatcaCTTCAGAGATTCGGTGTAGCTTGACAAACTGTAAGGACCACAGAGTAACTTGTACAAATATGAGCCATCCAGGTGGACACTCTGAAGAGAGCAGTTTTTCCTCCTTGATGCAGATTGAAGAGCCAGAACAGACTACCACTATAGAGCCCAATATGTTAAGTAAAAAGTTTTACAGTAAAGACTCTAACTCCTTAGTCAGCACCCAGAGAAATCTGGAAGGCAACACCCAGTTAAATGAAGCATCGTATAATGTGTTTCTTATTGAAAGAAAATCCCCTGTGAGTTTAATGCCAGAGGACCAGATAAGTCCTGTAAATGAGGTATCAAGACCCAAGAAAAATATTGCTCAGCTACCACCATCGCTAGAGTTTGATTACAGACTTGGGTCAGAAAAAGCTGTACAGACCTCACAAGATGATATTCCACATTTAGATGAACAGAGCGTTGCCTGTGAGATAAATCAGTTTCCTTGTTCCGATGAACTGGttgtaaacaaaatagaaaatgaatgtgTTTTAAATCAAGTGTCCCTTAATTCTCGAGACCACACCAAGCTGCCAGCTGACAAAGATTTGCCTTTAGCAACAAGCAAGGATTCCCAACAGAGCCATCACCCTCCATTAGAGGTTGGAGTAGACGTCATTGCTGATACCCAAACCATTTCcaggaagacaaaaatgaaagacatCTTTCCACCAGGTGACAAAACCTGTGGTGCCTCTTCCAACAATCCCACCTTAAACATCAAACCAGTAAGTCtagaaggaaaaagtgaaatgGCTGATTCAGGAACAGAAGATCTACATTCCAGACTTTTCTCAAGTAAGAAAGAAGCAGCAGGCTTGCCTCAAGAGGTTTCTGTCATGGAATATCAAAGTGTTCAATCTCAGGATCTCTCTAGCTCTCATTGTATAAGAAAAAATGCACCAGAAAAGAGCATGGGTTCTGCTTGTACTGCTTTTGAGTCTAGCAAAACCATCCTGGAAGTTGAAAACTCTTTGATAACCAAGTATGAAAATGCATTTCAGGGCAGCAATCACCACTCCCAAGGAAGAGAAGTCTCCATGAAAAGTACCATCCATAAGGTGACTGATACATTCGAGGAAAGTGAACTTGATGGGAGAGAAACTAAAGGCAGCCTTCCAGAAGATGAGattagaaacaaaacaacagcagGCATGTTAAACAGTGAAGCTTCCAGTCACACCACTAGTTACATCCAACCCAGTGAGGAAGGGCTAGAAGGAAAGGAACAGAATATACCCAAAGAGACTGTGTTTTGTAAGTATAGCATCTCTGATTGTGCCACACAAGAACTAAACCAATCTGCAAACATTCCAAGTCCTGAAAAACTGTTGGACCAGTCTCCTAGTATTGTGTTCTCGAGTTTTAAAATCATGAACCAAACAATTGAAACTCTTGATCAGAAAGCAGATGAAGTCTTTGACTGCCAGAGTAATCTAGTCAGACCAGATGTAGGCAGAAGTGAAGATACCCTAGGTAGTGACCAGAGAGAGACCATCACAGAGCCTAACAGAGAGGTAAGTCACAACCAAAGGGATCTGCTAGTCAGTTCAGGCAGTAACAACTCATTGTCTGGAGGTAGTCCAGAGAAAGGCGATTTGAAAGGAGCCTTTGAAGGGATTTCTGGTTGTGAGGAGTCTACAGATGGTGTGGTAGATGTCATCTACACAGACTGTAGTAATAAACCTACAGAAGGCGTGCTGGACATAAGGGCATCTAGTACATTTGATGGTGCTGCAAGGCAAAATAGACTGGTATTACATGAAACCTCAAGGAGTACCCTGTCTCAGAGAGAACTGAAGGCTGCACTTACAGGAATGATTGACCAGGACTCAGATTTCCCAGATAGTACTTCCTCTATAGTGGAATCTCTTGAACTAAAAAAATCATGTGAAGAGAAAGTATGCAGATCATTAAAAGATTGTGAAATGGAAGTGTGTGTAGACTCTTGTGCCCATGAGATAGAATGTATTGCAGATCATGaaccaaatataaaaatattagataGAGTAAATGTGTCTTTAAATTATATTCATCATGAACAGCAAGTTAAAGAAGGATGTCTGAGAGAAACACAAGGAATGGTTGAAGgatcaaaactgaaaataaattctGAGTTTGACAAGGAAGATACCTTTGGAATTTCCTCAAAAGAGGTAATGTCTTTTAGATGCCAAGGTGAGAACTCTGTTCCGCCAGGGATCCTGAAATCCATTGAGCTAATgcctttgtgtctgtcttctgaagaaaattcagaaactaATATTAATAGTGAAGAAACTGACctggaaaatcttttaaaaccaAAAGATGATGAGATGCCTTGTGGAAACGTAAAGGACTGCACAGTCCTGCCTGAGCTCAAGAGAGGAGCACCAAGGGATATGAGTAATCCTAGTGAAGGAAACAGTGTAGACATCAGTGTGAAAAATTTGCCTTTGACAATGGAAACAGAAACTACAGTGaaaggtgaagaaactgaagaacatCAAAGGGGACCACTGGGTCACTTAACTGTTGGGGAGGAATCTGAGGAGATGATTACCAGAGAATATAGCCACGGTGATAATATGAGTGAGATTTCTCAGACCCACTTTAAATCCCAGAGGATGCTTGGTGATGCCAACGAACAAAGCCAGAAGATTTTGGACCACATGTTGCAGAAGGAAGAGGAACATATACAGCAAAAAGAAGCACATGCAATATTGGAACAATGCACATCATCTAATATGTTGTCAGATGAGGTGCGAAGTAAGAACCAACCTAAGGATTGTAAAGATAAGTTCCCCATGATGAAAGAAATCACCCTAGCAAAGCTGGCCAAGGGCGACATTGCTGCACGGTTTCAGAAGTTGAAAGACCCACAGGAGGAAAGCTTGTGTCATCCATTAAAAAAGAACATTAAGTTGTGCACAGGTCCTTGCCTTCGTGGTGCCCCCTGGAAAGCACGAGACCCCTCCTCTGCTAGGTGTGATGAAATACACGGTGCCTTTGGGAACACTTCACATCAGAAAATAGTGCTTCCCTTAAAGAAGCAGCCCCATCGACCATGTAAGAAAGTTACCTGTCAGGAGCAAGTCAACATGGGGAGAAAAGTGAGTAAAATCAGAAGTTCTGTCTTTTTAAAGAGTTCCTCTGAAACCATCCCCACAAAAGCACACAGATTTCTCAGTTCACATACTGTATCTGCGCCCACAAAACTGGAACCCGAAACAGTACCTACTGGGAGCTTAATTAGCCAAATACCAAAGCAGAAGGCTATTCTGTGCCATCCTTTGAGGAGCCTGAATGTTAGGAAGCCTACCAAAGAATCAGCCTTATTCAACAAGCTGTCCATCCTTGCCTCCAAACTGGCCCCAGCCATGAAGACCCAGAAACTAAGATATCGGCCGTATTCCTCTGAACTTCTTCCAGTGACTAAAAGCTACAAGCGACTCAGATATAAAAGACTCCTGGATGGATTTTCGTATAATACAATACAGTTGAATCCATATTTGGCAGCTAGTGGATGGGATAAGTGGCCTAATAGTAAGCCTTTGACACTTTATTCTCTTGAAGCCATCAAAATGAATTTCATAGATTTGAGCGACAAGATGCCATCGCTGCTGTTTGGTTCTGAAATCTTCCCAGTATCCTTTCATGTGAAATCAGGCTCTGAGTGCATGGCCGAGTCCCCAAGGACTTTTCCTGAGCACTGTGCTCCAACGAGGCTTGCCTTAGGAGAGGCCCCACAGTGCCCATCTCAACCTCCCAAGTggaccttttctttcttcttgtcccACGGTTGCCCTGGGATGGCCACATTCAGGGAAGACACTGGCCTCCGTGGTCAGGCATGCGCCCAGGCTCCTTCACACCCTCCAGTTCCTCTCCAAGACTATGGAGGTACCGCCATAGTCCAGACCAGAGCAGGCTGCTCTGTCCTTGGCCTTCACACACTTCTAGCACTTTGTTCCCCTGGATGTTACCGGATCTGGACAAAAAAACGGAGCTTCTCCAGTCACATGCCTGCCATGCAGAGGCTCTTCATGACCCAGGTTACACAGGGCTTGAAAGGGTTAAGGTCTCCAGCCTCCATAGCGGACAAAGTCTTCTGTTCTCTACCCTACTCGGTGGGCCGAGTGCTGTCCATTTGGAGCCAGCATGGGCCTACTGCCTGCCCCTTCGAAATCTCTGCTCTTCATTCCACTCACAGCATGCGGCAGCCAACTCTGGGCACCATAAGCAG CCACACCATGTTACCACATGTGCCTCTTCCAGGCGTGGAAGCTACTTACAACACCAGCGGCAGTCAGATGAG TCTAGAGCCTTCATTCTCTGCCTTGGTACCAAAGTCTTGCTTGGTAACAGAATCAGCTGTCAGCAAGCTCTTGCTTTCAGCCTCTGAGTTCCAGGTTCCTGGATTTGATGAGCTGGATGGTATGACAGCAGCGTGCCCCCGGCCACAGAGCAGCTCTCCGGAACAGAAAGAG GCCGAGCCAGAGAAGAGGCCAAAGAAAGTCTCACAGATTCGCATCCGGAAAACCATTCCTAAGCCAGACCCTAATCTTACCCCCATGGGCCTTCCTCGACCCAAAAG gTTAAAGAAAAAGGAGTTTAGTTTAGAAGAAATATATACCAACAAGAATTATAAGTCTCCTCCTGCAAACAG GTGTTTAGAGACCATCTTTGAGGAACCTAAGGAACGAAATGGTACGCTAATCTCAATCAGCCAACAGAAGAGGAAACGAGTTCTAGAATTTCAGGATTTTACGGTCCCACGAAAGAGGAGAGCTCGTGGTAAGGTCAAAGTGGCAGGCAGCTTTACCAGGGCCCAGAAGGCGGCACTGCAGAGTCGAGAGCTGGATGCCCTTTTGATCCAGAAACTAATGGAACTGGAGACCTTCTTTGCCAAGGAAGAGGAACAGGAGCAATCATCTGGTTGTTGA